One Sphingomonas endolithica DNA segment encodes these proteins:
- a CDS encoding cation:proton antiporter, translated as MAAPLLNSGFSDALVILGAAGIVIPAFARFRISPVIGFILVGLLVGPSGLGRLVGEHPWLYYFTISDAHSIEPFAEFGITMLLFSIGLELSLKRLWGMRAQVFGTGAAQLIASGVLIGLGLYLYGQVDADSAVLGISGAQALGIALALSSTALVLPIAGTTSPVGRSAFAMLLFEDLALVPIIFVLAALAPTASGDGLANIVGVLGRGALTVAIIFVGGRILLPRLFAQAARTKSPELFLAASLLVVIAASLATTAAGLSPIVGALLAGLLIAETDYHSEVEAITAPFKGLALGVFLITVGMSLDIRMIAANWIALLAAIAAVVAVKTAVTFGLLKLTGIRNGVAAETGLLMASPSETTLIVLGTAAQAQLIQASTASFWQTVTAIGLTITPLLAQLGKSVSKSIERRTSGDPVDMEIPAEGPGTVVIGFGRVGRMVADMLMVHNQPFVAVEADIDAVTAARAEGYPVIFGDVSRSGLVDQLNLGRAKALILTMDDPVLSVHLTRRVRGWVPELTIVARARDVHHAAQLYKAGATDAVPETLESSLQLSEAVLVDLGVAAGPVIVSIHEKRDELRKEIRASAEMDRDPRLNRLRRRAPGPSTLGENVT; from the coding sequence ATGGCAGCACCTCTCCTCAATAGCGGTTTCAGCGACGCGTTGGTCATTCTCGGCGCGGCGGGCATCGTAATCCCCGCATTCGCGCGGTTTCGCATCAGCCCGGTGATCGGGTTCATCCTTGTCGGGCTCCTGGTCGGGCCCTCCGGTCTCGGTCGGCTCGTCGGCGAACATCCCTGGCTCTATTACTTCACGATATCGGACGCGCACTCGATCGAGCCGTTCGCCGAGTTCGGCATCACCATGCTGCTCTTCTCGATCGGTCTCGAACTATCGCTGAAGCGCTTATGGGGCATGCGTGCACAGGTGTTCGGCACGGGTGCAGCGCAGTTGATCGCCTCGGGCGTACTGATCGGCCTCGGCCTCTATCTGTACGGCCAGGTCGATGCCGATTCGGCGGTACTCGGCATTTCCGGCGCCCAGGCACTCGGTATCGCCCTGGCGCTGTCGTCCACCGCGCTGGTGCTGCCGATCGCGGGCACCACAAGCCCGGTTGGGCGATCCGCCTTTGCCATGCTGTTGTTCGAGGATCTGGCGCTGGTGCCGATCATCTTCGTGCTGGCCGCCCTGGCGCCGACCGCCTCGGGGGATGGGCTGGCCAACATCGTCGGCGTGCTCGGCCGCGGTGCTCTCACCGTGGCGATCATCTTTGTCGGCGGCCGCATACTGTTGCCCCGGCTGTTCGCACAGGCTGCGCGCACCAAGAGCCCCGAGCTCTTCCTCGCCGCATCCTTGCTGGTCGTCATTGCCGCCAGCCTCGCGACCACGGCGGCGGGGCTTTCGCCGATCGTCGGTGCCCTGCTCGCTGGGCTGCTGATCGCCGAGACCGATTATCACAGCGAAGTCGAGGCGATCACCGCACCGTTCAAGGGGCTGGCGCTGGGCGTGTTCCTGATCACCGTCGGGATGAGCCTCGACATCAGGATGATTGCGGCAAACTGGATCGCGTTGCTCGCGGCGATCGCCGCTGTGGTCGCGGTGAAGACGGCGGTGACTTTCGGCCTGTTGAAGCTTACCGGCATCCGCAACGGTGTCGCTGCCGAAACCGGGCTGCTGATGGCCAGTCCGTCCGAAACCACGCTGATCGTGTTGGGAACGGCGGCACAAGCGCAGTTGATCCAGGCGTCTACCGCCAGCTTCTGGCAGACAGTGACCGCGATCGGCCTGACGATCACCCCGCTGCTGGCGCAACTCGGCAAGAGCGTATCGAAGAGCATCGAACGGCGAACGTCGGGCGACCCGGTCGACATGGAAATTCCAGCGGAAGGACCGGGGACCGTCGTCATCGGCTTCGGGCGTGTCGGTCGGATGGTTGCCGACATGCTGATGGTACACAATCAGCCTTTCGTCGCGGTGGAGGCCGATATCGATGCCGTGACCGCCGCTCGGGCAGAGGGCTATCCCGTGATCTTCGGGGACGTGTCGCGCAGCGGGCTGGTCGATCAGCTCAATCTCGGCCGGGCCAAGGCGCTGATCCTGACGATGGACGATCCCGTGCTCTCGGTGCATCTCACCCGGCGCGTGCGCGGCTGGGTCCCGGAATTGACCATCGTCGCCCGCGCGCGCGACGTCCACCATGCAGCGCAATTGTATAAAGCTGGGGCGACCGATGCGGTACCGGAGACGCTGGAAAGCTCTCTGCAATTATCCGAAGCGGTGCTCGTCGATCTGGGCGTGGCCGCCGGCCCGGTAATCGTATCGATCCACGAGAAGCGCGACGAATTGCGTAAGGAAATCCGCGCATCGGCCGAGATGGACCGCGATCCCCGGCTTAATCGCTTGCGGCGTCGTGCCCCCGGACCAAGCACGCTGGGTGAAAACGTCACCTGA
- a CDS encoding FAD-dependent oxidoreductase, translated as MPGTDVLIVGGGPAGMVAGLLFARAGLKTLVLEKHGDFLRDFRGDTVHPATLRIFDELGLLPQLLDRPHDRVAELGARIAGRATKIADFRHLDVPAPYIALMPQWEFLDFVASEARRYPTFELRQRCEGTALIEEAGRVAGVRTAQNEDIRSRLVIACDGRDSRFRAGLPAINIGAPMDVFWFRLPKRAGAENDTTGVFDAGRLFILIDRGDYWQCAFVFAKGTAERIKAEGLPAFCNRVRAVGPETVGVDEAITDWDQVKLLTVTVDRLQRWHRPGLLVIGDAAHAMSPLGGVGINLAIQDAVAAANVLAAPMARGLDPDPLLEQVEKRRMLPVRLTQWAQRTAQDRIVAPLLGSTEPMKRPPFVARALDRVAPLRRMPARAIGMGFRPEHVRSPDAGGRR; from the coding sequence ATGCCCGGCACTGATGTTCTGATTGTCGGCGGTGGGCCGGCCGGCATGGTGGCCGGGCTGCTGTTTGCGCGTGCGGGATTGAAGACACTGGTGCTGGAAAAGCATGGCGATTTCCTGCGAGATTTCCGCGGCGATACCGTTCATCCGGCGACGTTGCGGATCTTCGACGAACTGGGCTTGCTGCCCCAACTGCTCGATCGGCCGCACGATCGGGTCGCCGAGCTTGGCGCGCGCATTGCCGGGCGGGCGACGAAGATCGCCGACTTTCGTCATCTGGACGTGCCGGCACCTTATATCGCGCTGATGCCGCAATGGGAGTTCCTGGATTTTGTCGCCAGCGAAGCGCGACGCTACCCGACGTTCGAGCTGCGTCAACGCTGCGAGGGCACCGCGCTCATCGAAGAAGCGGGCCGTGTCGCCGGGGTGCGTACCGCGCAGAACGAGGATATACGGTCACGCTTGGTGATCGCCTGCGACGGCCGCGATTCACGCTTTCGGGCGGGGTTGCCGGCGATCAACATCGGCGCGCCGATGGACGTGTTCTGGTTTCGCCTGCCTAAGCGCGCGGGCGCGGAGAACGACACGACGGGCGTGTTCGACGCCGGGCGCCTGTTCATCCTGATCGATCGTGGTGACTATTGGCAATGCGCCTTCGTGTTCGCCAAGGGCACGGCGGAACGGATCAAGGCAGAGGGCCTGCCGGCCTTTTGCAACCGGGTTCGTGCGGTGGGACCAGAGACGGTCGGTGTGGATGAAGCGATCACCGACTGGGATCAGGTGAAGCTGCTCACCGTAACGGTGGATCGCCTGCAGCGATGGCACCGGCCGGGTCTGTTGGTGATCGGCGACGCTGCTCATGCCATGTCGCCGCTTGGCGGAGTGGGCATCAATCTGGCGATCCAGGATGCGGTTGCTGCCGCCAACGTGCTGGCCGCGCCGATGGCGCGTGGCTTGGACCCCGATCCATTGCTGGAGCAGGTGGAGAAGAGGCGCATGTTGCCGGTACGACTGACGCAATGGGCGCAGCGGACCGCACAGGACCGGATCGTCGCGCCGCTGCTCGGATCGACCGAGCCGATGAAACGGCCGCCGTTCGTAGCGCGGGCGCTCGATCGCGTCGCCCCGCTGCGCCGGATGCCGGCGCGTGCGATCGGGATGGGATTTCGGCCGGAGCATGTCCGCTCTCCGGATGCCGGCGGGCGGAGATAG
- a CDS encoding phosphatidylserine decarboxylase produces the protein MASLDKPPLATTTVKWRFPDMHPEGRKYVLIALAITLLCTWLISDVLFWPLLGVTAWVVTFFRDPIRTTPQGSDLIVAPADGLITMIERVAIPRELAGENGLGDAPLVRVSIFMSVFDVHINRTPIAGTIRQVVYISGKFLNADLDKASEENERQHIVVEGKDGRRVGFTQIAGLVARRILGFVKPGDMVATGQRVGLIRFGSRVDVFLPDDVACQVCLGQRSIAGETVLGRIGGVSPTGIAQ, from the coding sequence ATGGCATCACTCGACAAGCCGCCGCTGGCGACGACCACCGTCAAATGGCGATTCCCCGACATGCACCCCGAGGGGCGCAAATACGTTCTCATCGCCCTTGCAATAACGTTGCTGTGCACCTGGCTGATCTCGGACGTCCTGTTCTGGCCGTTGCTGGGGGTTACCGCCTGGGTGGTGACGTTCTTCCGCGATCCGATACGCACGACCCCGCAGGGCAGCGACCTGATCGTCGCGCCTGCGGACGGGCTTATCACGATGATCGAGCGCGTTGCTATTCCGCGCGAACTGGCCGGTGAGAACGGGCTGGGCGATGCGCCGCTGGTGCGCGTGTCGATTTTCATGAGCGTGTTCGACGTTCACATCAATCGTACGCCGATCGCGGGCACCATCAGGCAGGTGGTGTATATCTCGGGCAAGTTCCTCAACGCCGATCTCGACAAGGCGAGCGAGGAGAATGAGCGCCAGCATATCGTGGTCGAGGGCAAGGATGGCCGCCGCGTGGGCTTTACGCAGATTGCGGGGCTGGTCGCTCGCCGCATCCTGGGCTTCGTGAAGCCCGGAGACATGGTGGCGACGGGGCAGCGGGTCGGGCTGATCCGGTTCGGCAGCCGTGTCGATGTGTTCCTGCCCGACGACGTTGCCTGCCAGGTCTGCCTTGGCCAGCGCAGCATCGCCGGAGAGACCGTGCTTGGCCGCATCGGCGGCGTGTCGCCGACCGGCATCGCGCAGTGA
- a CDS encoding NADP-dependent isocitrate dehydrogenase — translation MAKIKVKTPVVEIDGDEMTRIIWQWIRERLILPYLDIDLEYYDLGMMSRDGTDDKITVDSAKAIQKYGVGVKCATITPDEQRVEEFGLKKMWKSPNGTIRNILGGTIFREPIVIKNVPRLIPGWTHPIVVGRHAFGDQYKATDFLVPGPGKLRLVFDGDDGQVIDQEVFQFPTSGVALAMYNLDDSIRDFARASMHYGLNLKWPVYLSTKNTILKAYDGRFKDLFAEVFEAEFKDKFKEAGIVYEHRLIDDMVASALKWHGEFVWACKNYDGDVQSDQVAQGFGSLGLMTSVLLTPDGKTVEAEAAHGTVTRHFRQHEQGKATSTNPIASIFAWTGGLKYRGKFDGTPEVTQFAETLERVCVQTVENGHMTKDLALLIGPEQPWMTTEQFFEQVRLNLETAMGVRA, via the coding sequence ATGGCGAAGATCAAGGTTAAGACGCCGGTCGTGGAAATCGACGGCGACGAGATGACGCGGATCATTTGGCAGTGGATCCGCGAGCGCCTGATCCTCCCCTATCTCGATATCGATCTCGAATATTACGACCTCGGCATGATGAGCCGCGACGGCACCGACGACAAGATTACCGTCGACAGCGCCAAGGCGATCCAGAAATATGGCGTCGGCGTGAAGTGCGCGACGATCACGCCGGACGAGCAGCGCGTCGAGGAATTCGGCCTCAAGAAGATGTGGAAGTCGCCCAACGGCACGATCCGCAACATCCTGGGCGGCACGATCTTCCGCGAGCCGATCGTGATCAAGAACGTCCCCCGCCTGATCCCGGGCTGGACGCACCCGATTGTCGTCGGCCGCCACGCTTTTGGCGATCAGTACAAGGCGACCGATTTCCTCGTCCCCGGCCCCGGCAAGCTGCGCCTGGTGTTCGACGGCGATGACGGTCAGGTCATCGATCAGGAAGTGTTCCAGTTCCCGACCTCGGGCGTCGCGCTGGCGATGTACAATCTCGACGATTCGATCCGCGATTTCGCTCGTGCCTCGATGCATTACGGACTGAACCTCAAATGGCCGGTCTACCTGTCGACCAAGAACACCATCCTCAAGGCCTATGACGGCCGCTTCAAGGATCTGTTCGCCGAGGTGTTCGAGGCTGAGTTCAAGGACAAGTTCAAGGAAGCGGGCATCGTCTACGAGCATCGCCTGATCGACGACATGGTCGCCTCGGCTCTCAAGTGGCACGGCGAGTTCGTCTGGGCGTGCAAGAATTACGACGGCGACGTGCAGTCGGATCAGGTCGCACAGGGCTTCGGCTCGCTCGGCCTGATGACCTCGGTGCTGCTCACGCCCGACGGCAAGACGGTCGAGGCCGAAGCTGCCCACGGCACCGTCACGCGCCACTTCCGTCAGCACGAGCAGGGCAAGGCGACCTCGACCAACCCGATCGCCTCGATCTTCGCCTGGACCGGCGGCCTCAAGTATCGCGGCAAGTTCGACGGCACGCCCGAGGTCACGCAGTTCGCCGAGACGCTCGAGCGCGTCTGCGTGCAGACGGTCGAGAACGGCCACATGACCAAGGATCTCGCATTGCTGATCGGCCCGGAACAGCCGTGGATGACGACCGAGCAGTTCTTCGAGCAGGTCCGCCTCAATCTCGAAACGGCGATGGGCGTTCGCGCCTAA